A region of Mesorhizobium sp. M3A.F.Ca.ET.080.04.2.1 DNA encodes the following proteins:
- a CDS encoding type IV secretion system protein: MRLIWTLLFTLASGLAFAASPEDDYIAARDKAIAEIAAQESANAAVETIDATNTKALADLQGRLSALLGPLAVEDFPANGTINLESLSDSDVGFGMLDGLRYAKSDEGPSISTRR; the protein is encoded by the coding sequence ATGCGGCTTATCTGGACGCTTCTCTTCACCCTCGCGAGCGGTCTGGCTTTCGCAGCCTCGCCGGAGGACGACTATATCGCCGCGCGCGACAAGGCGATCGCCGAGATCGCGGCGCAGGAAAGCGCGAATGCTGCGGTGGAAACGATCGATGCGACGAACACCAAGGCGCTTGCCGATCTGCAGGGGCGCCTTTCCGCGCTGCTTGGCCCGCTGGCGGTCGAGGATTTTCCCGCCAACGGAACCATCAATCTGGAAAGCCTCAGCGATTCCGATGTCGGGTTCGGCATGCTCGATGGGCTGAGATACGCCAAGAGCGATGAGGGTCCGAGCATATCGACGAGGCGCTGA